One window of Mucilaginibacter inviolabilis genomic DNA carries:
- a CDS encoding YybH family protein → MKRTKLLSIILLLTVQQAFAQQAADNKKEITDIITKYTQSVIAKDSVTFYSLFNDGPVIWCGAVKDRSQAKETEKRGAKAARSNYFSASYKGFLRALFRYKSTEDKFDNIRITEDGTVASVTMDYSFWADGKMTNWGGKYLGLIKRDGKWKITSVIYSAELTEYFEQPTLKERQKLSLYHTVQ, encoded by the coding sequence ATGAAACGCACCAAGCTACTATCCATCATACTATTGTTAACTGTTCAACAAGCCTTTGCACAGCAGGCTGCAGACAATAAAAAAGAAATAACTGACATCATCACCAAGTACACACAAAGCGTAATTGCCAAGGATTCTGTCACATTTTATAGCTTGTTTAATGACGGGCCTGTTATTTGGTGCGGAGCCGTTAAAGACAGATCGCAAGCCAAAGAAACAGAAAAACGGGGAGCCAAAGCGGCTAGGAGTAATTACTTTTCGGCAAGTTACAAAGGTTTTCTACGAGCCTTATTCAGATATAAATCAACCGAGGATAAGTTTGATAACATCCGAATAACGGAAGATGGAACCGTTGCATCGGTAACTATGGATTACAGTTTTTGGGCAGATGGAAAAATGACCAACTGGGGCGGCAAATACCTGGGCTTAATAAAACGGGATGGAAAGTGGAAGATTACCAGCGTAATATATTCTGCAGAGCTTACAGAATATTTTGAACAGCCAACGCTTAAAGAAAGACAAAAGCTTTCCTTATATCATACTGTACAATAA
- a CDS encoding YncE family protein produces the protein MNKASHNPVVKRIKFGLVKLLSVSLLCLPLVFIASGCAAQSTPARSLLALSKSDHTLSIIDPISLKVLARVPVGSDPHEVIASADGKTAYVSIYGGGSLHELSVIDLVAQKPLPSLDTRPLMGPHGLTFANGKVWFSAEGSKAVGTYDPATAKFDWAMGTGQDRTHMIYVTHDGKKVYTTNVNAATVSILEDNATPPAYHEWVQTVIPVAKGSEGFDVSPDGRELWTAGAADGAISIIDLTTKKLTGTINAKAVGANRLQFTPDGKRVLISSLKTGDLFIYDAASHRELKRVNTGHGAAGILIDDDGSRAFIGCTGDNYVAVVDLKTLTVTGHIDIRGADGLAWAVRP, from the coding sequence ATGAATAAAGCATCGCACAACCCAGTTGTTAAACGCATCAAATTCGGCCTGGTTAAATTACTTTCCGTAAGCTTATTATGCCTGCCCTTAGTTTTTATTGCAAGCGGATGTGCCGCACAGTCAACACCTGCACGCTCCTTACTTGCGCTTTCCAAAAGCGACCATACCTTGTCTATTATTGACCCGATTAGTCTGAAGGTTCTCGCGCGTGTGCCGGTGGGTTCCGATCCGCATGAGGTTATTGCCTCGGCTGATGGTAAAACGGCTTATGTTTCAATCTATGGCGGCGGGAGCCTCCATGAACTCAGTGTGATCGACCTTGTTGCACAAAAGCCCCTGCCCTCTTTGGATACCCGGCCACTCATGGGGCCTCATGGCTTAACGTTTGCCAATGGTAAGGTTTGGTTCAGCGCAGAGGGCTCTAAAGCCGTTGGAACTTACGACCCGGCAACTGCTAAATTCGATTGGGCCATGGGAACCGGGCAGGACAGGACCCACATGATCTATGTAACCCACGACGGAAAAAAGGTTTACACCACCAACGTTAACGCAGCAACGGTGAGTATTCTGGAAGATAACGCTACCCCTCCGGCCTATCATGAATGGGTACAAACGGTGATCCCGGTAGCTAAAGGGTCCGAAGGTTTTGATGTATCGCCGGATGGCCGCGAACTGTGGACCGCAGGCGCCGCCGACGGAGCCATTTCTATTATTGACTTGACTACTAAAAAACTAACCGGTACAATCAACGCGAAGGCTGTAGGGGCCAACCGGCTCCAGTTTACACCGGATGGTAAACGGGTACTGATCAGCAGCCTCAAGACCGGCGACCTGTTTATTTATGACGCAGCATCGCACCGGGAATTAAAACGCGTAAATACCGGTCATGGCGCTGCAGGTATCTTGATAGACGATGACGGATCACGCGCCTTTATTGGCTGCACCGGCGACAACTATGTGGCCGTGGTCGACCTCAAAACCTTAACCGTAACCGGTCATATTGATATACGCGGAGCTGATGGTTTGGCCTGGGCGGTTCGGCCTTAA
- a CDS encoding YybH family protein produces the protein MDTQAIALDWIDAWNKRDINRIMTHYTDDIVFYSLTVTKRWGIADGKIVGKEKLRAHFLKGFELAPNLYFEFIDMLSGTDGITIIYKRETGALVADVAVLDENGKATLVKAYYGQVG, from the coding sequence ATGGATACGCAAGCCATCGCGCTGGACTGGATAGATGCCTGGAATAAACGGGATATTAACCGGATCATGACGCACTACACAGATGATATTGTATTTTATTCGCTCACGGTTACCAAACGCTGGGGTATTGCCGATGGGAAGATAGTAGGAAAAGAAAAGCTGCGGGCGCATTTTTTAAAAGGATTTGAACTGGCTCCCAATCTGTATTTTGAATTTATTGATATGCTGAGCGGAACTGATGGCATTACCATTATTTATAAACGGGAAACCGGAGCTCTGGTAGCCGATGTAGCTGTTCTGGACGAAAATGGCAAGGCAACACTGGTTAAAGCCTATTATGGGCAGGTGGGATAA
- a CDS encoding YciI family protein, producing MKNYIVLFREPDGRVDEHQDEAVKVHQENWAAWFKQWGAAGKLAGGSGLTLEGRIIKENGNIITDIHRVGTEIIGGYLLLKADNLDEATQIAASCPIYEFGGYAEVRELQNQS from the coding sequence ATGAAAAATTATATTGTACTATTTAGGGAGCCCGATGGTCGTGTTGATGAACATCAGGACGAAGCTGTTAAAGTACATCAGGAAAATTGGGCCGCCTGGTTTAAACAATGGGGTGCAGCAGGTAAACTGGCAGGCGGCAGCGGATTAACACTGGAAGGCCGCATCATTAAAGAAAACGGCAATATTATAACAGATATTCACCGGGTGGGTACCGAAATAATTGGCGGCTACCTGCTGCTCAAAGCTGATAACCTTGATGAGGCCACGCAAATTGCCGCCTCCTGCCCTATTTATGAATTTGGCGGTTATGCCGAAGTTCGCGAATTGCAAAATCAATCGTAG
- a CDS encoding NAD(P)-dependent alcohol dehydrogenase — protein MIQAKAYAAQTPETDLAPWDFERREVGPHDVQIEILFCGVCHSDLHQIKNDWFPGIFPMVPGHEIVGRIVKVGDHVKKFKIDELAGVGCMVDSCQVCENCKDGLEQYCLEGNTQTYNNNDRSGVPTYGGYSSSIVVREEFVLHVSDKLPLAATAPLLCAGITTYSPLKHWKVGKGHKLAVLGLGGLGHMGVKFGAAFGAEVTVLSTSPSKEAEAKALGAHHFVVTSDPEQVKAVKGSFDFILDTVSAEHDMNLYLSLLRTNGTLIGVGVPSEPYSVRPFALLAGRKSMAGSGIGGIPETQEMLDFCAEHNIVSDIELIDIKDITASYERMLKGDVRYRFVIDMATL, from the coding sequence ATGATACAAGCAAAAGCGTATGCTGCTCAAACGCCTGAAACCGACCTGGCGCCATGGGATTTTGAACGCCGTGAGGTAGGGCCTCATGATGTACAGATAGAAATACTTTTCTGTGGTGTATGTCATTCCGATCTTCACCAGATTAAAAACGACTGGTTCCCGGGTATATTCCCGATGGTACCGGGCCACGAAATTGTGGGCAGAATTGTTAAGGTAGGCGATCACGTTAAAAAATTTAAAATAGACGAACTTGCCGGTGTTGGCTGTATGGTTGACTCCTGTCAGGTTTGCGAAAACTGTAAAGATGGTTTGGAACAATATTGCCTGGAAGGCAACACCCAAACTTATAACAATAACGACAGAAGCGGAGTACCTACTTATGGCGGCTATTCCAGCTCTATTGTGGTTCGTGAGGAATTTGTACTGCACGTGTCAGACAAATTACCACTAGCTGCAACCGCTCCCCTGCTTTGCGCGGGTATCACTACCTACTCACCACTTAAACACTGGAAAGTAGGCAAAGGCCATAAGCTAGCCGTTTTAGGTTTAGGCGGTCTGGGCCACATGGGCGTTAAATTTGGTGCAGCCTTTGGCGCCGAAGTAACTGTACTGAGCACATCACCATCAAAAGAAGCCGAAGCAAAAGCTTTAGGTGCACATCACTTTGTGGTTACCTCCGATCCGGAGCAGGTAAAAGCCGTTAAAGGATCCTTTGATTTTATTTTGGATACCGTTTCGGCCGAGCATGACATGAACCTGTACCTGTCGTTATTAAGAACAAACGGCACGCTGATTGGCGTAGGTGTACCATCAGAGCCTTATTCTGTTAGACCATTTGCACTTTTGGCTGGTCGTAAAAGTATGGCAGGTTCGGGCATCGGCGGCATCCCTGAAACTCAGGAAATGCTTGATTTCTGCGCCGAACACAATATCGTTTCGGATATTGAACTGATAGATATCAAAGACATCACCGCCTCCTACGAGCGTATGCTGAAAGGCGACGTACGTTACCGCTTTGTGATTGATATGGCAACCCTTTAA
- a CDS encoding cupin domain-containing protein encodes METKKDILAGIIIMVALALLTISTSASAQQQGVKRNDLQRHDLSIPGYETVQARIDFEPGALAIKHKHPGEEIIYVLEGLLEYQVADKPPVTLKAGDVLFIPAGTAHSAKNVGTGNAKELATYVVEKGKPLVVPVN; translated from the coding sequence ATGGAAACTAAAAAAGACATTCTTGCCGGTATCATTATTATGGTTGCACTGGCTTTATTAACTATCTCAACCTCTGCCTCAGCGCAGCAGCAAGGAGTTAAACGTAATGATCTGCAGCGTCATGATCTCAGCATCCCGGGCTATGAAACCGTACAGGCACGCATCGACTTTGAACCCGGAGCCCTGGCGATAAAACACAAACACCCCGGCGAAGAGATTATTTATGTACTGGAAGGTTTACTGGAGTACCAGGTAGCCGACAAACCACCGGTAACATTGAAAGCCGGCGACGTACTGTTTATTCCTGCCGGAACAGCCCATTCGGCCAAAAATGTAGGTACCGGTAATGCTAAAGAACTTGCTACCTATGTAGTTGAAAAAGGGAAACCGCTTGTTGTACCGGTCAACTGA
- a CDS encoding MFS transporter, whose translation MSNLRKARIANSLMFLVCGLGVASWAPLVPLAKTRLGLDNGSLGLLLLFFGVGAMITMPLTGKLVARFGSKRVIVVSGTLIAAILPLLLILDHTYQMSVCLLIFGASTGGINVAMNAQAIKVQRAYGKHIMSSFHGLYSIGGLVGSLGFGLLLKAGLDAMSTIIFISVLLVLITYSQFTSLMSDDPVETPEKTQKGFKLPSAALLILGAICFISALAEGAMLDWSAVFLTTNRHFSIEFAGVGYAMFSIAMAIMRLTGDSVIATAGRLKVVIWGSVIASAGLLLAVCFPYVSLALVGFLMVGLGCANIIPILFSTAGNMPGLSPAYALPVVTSMAYAGILAGPAFIGFIAQLLTLPVALGVIGVCILFAGLIFKINDSRIKNSPVSEEVAEVF comes from the coding sequence ATGAGCAATCTTAGAAAAGCCAGAATAGCCAATTCTTTAATGTTTTTAGTTTGTGGTTTGGGTGTGGCCAGCTGGGCGCCGCTGGTACCATTGGCCAAAACACGGCTTGGGTTGGATAATGGCAGCCTGGGGCTTTTACTATTGTTTTTTGGTGTAGGCGCCATGATCACCATGCCGCTTACCGGTAAACTGGTTGCCCGGTTTGGGAGTAAAAGGGTTATTGTGGTTTCGGGTACTTTGATAGCGGCAATACTGCCTTTGCTGCTGATTTTGGATCACACTTATCAAATGAGTGTCTGCCTGCTCATCTTTGGGGCATCAACCGGGGGAATTAACGTAGCTATGAATGCGCAGGCTATCAAAGTGCAGCGGGCATATGGAAAACATATCATGTCGTCTTTTCACGGTTTGTACAGCATTGGTGGTTTAGTAGGTTCGTTGGGCTTCGGACTACTACTCAAAGCGGGACTGGATGCCATGAGTACCATCATTTTTATATCTGTTTTGTTGGTGCTTATCACTTACTCGCAGTTCACCAGCTTAATGAGCGATGATCCTGTAGAGACTCCGGAGAAAACCCAAAAAGGATTTAAATTACCCTCGGCTGCTTTGCTGATATTGGGCGCCATCTGTTTTATATCAGCCCTGGCCGAAGGTGCCATGCTCGATTGGAGCGCTGTGTTCCTGACCACCAATAGGCATTTCAGTATCGAGTTTGCCGGTGTAGGTTATGCTATGTTCTCAATAGCCATGGCCATCATGCGCTTAACCGGCGACAGTGTTATAGCTACCGCAGGGCGGCTGAAAGTAGTCATATGGGGTAGTGTCATCGCTTCGGCGGGATTGCTCCTGGCTGTTTGTTTCCCCTATGTGAGCTTAGCCCTGGTAGGTTTTCTGATGGTAGGTCTGGGTTGTGCCAATATCATCCCCATTTTGTTTTCAACGGCGGGTAATATGCCTGGACTTTCGCCTGCTTATGCGCTCCCTGTGGTTACTTCCATGGCTTACGCCGGTATACTGGCGGGGCCGGCGTTCATCGGTTTTATAGCCCAGTTGCTTACGTTGCCCGTAGCATTGGGGGTTATCGGGGTATGTATTTTATTCGCCGGGCTCATCTTTAAAATAAACGACAGCAGGATTAAAAACAGTCCGGTATCAGAAGAAGTTGCGGAAGTATTTTAA
- a CDS encoding helix-turn-helix domain-containing protein, with protein sequence MSTSELTQNTIYSHDTITSEAVQFRVSEICQSSCELSSYNRRDFYKITLWLGGSSQLNYAKRAINIDKPALVFTNPLVPYAWDCDHAHSSGYFCLFTDEFLQPGNRMESLEESTLFKPGGDPVYFLDEVQIEYIRSIFNRMLQEFDSEYTYRYELLRNHLNLIIHEAIKMQPAIAYFTPQNAASRIAKLFLSLLEKQFPVDSPRYMLALKKAGDYADKLSVHVNHLNAAVREITGRSTTTHINDRILAEAKSLLTHTDWSVAEIARSLGFDYASYFNNFFKKHTGLTPMALRKTL encoded by the coding sequence ATGTCAACGTCTGAGTTAACCCAAAACACCATTTATAGCCACGATACCATTACCAGCGAAGCTGTGCAGTTCAGGGTTTCTGAAATTTGCCAGAGCAGCTGCGAGTTAAGTTCTTATAACCGACGCGATTTTTACAAGATCACCCTATGGTTGGGCGGCAGCAGCCAATTAAACTACGCCAAAAGAGCTATTAACATTGATAAACCTGCGCTGGTGTTTACCAATCCGCTGGTACCGTATGCCTGGGATTGTGACCATGCACATAGCAGCGGATATTTTTGTCTTTTTACGGATGAGTTTTTGCAACCCGGCAACCGGATGGAAAGCCTCGAAGAATCGACCCTGTTTAAACCAGGCGGCGACCCGGTATATTTTTTGGATGAGGTGCAGATAGAATACATCCGCAGCATCTTTAACCGTATGCTGCAGGAGTTTGACAGTGAGTACACTTACCGGTACGAATTGCTGCGCAACCACCTCAACCTCATCATCCATGAGGCCATTAAAATGCAGCCTGCCATCGCTTACTTTACACCGCAGAATGCCGCATCGCGCATAGCTAAACTATTTTTGAGCCTGCTCGAAAAACAATTCCCTGTGGATTCGCCCAGGTATATGCTGGCGCTGAAAAAAGCCGGCGATTACGCCGATAAACTATCCGTACACGTTAATCACCTGAACGCGGCTGTACGCGAAATAACCGGTCGATCAACCACCACACACATTAACGACAGGATACTGGCCGAGGCAAAATCGCTGTTAACACATACCGATTGGAGTGTTGCCGAAATTGCCCGTAGCCTTGGTTTTGATTACGCATCATATTTCAATAACTTTTTTAAAAAACACACCGGACTTACCCCTATGGCTTTGCGCAAAACTCTTTGA
- a CDS encoding DUF1003 domain-containing protein — MINGKKNWYQRHKESLAFGQRLADSVATGMGSWRFIIIQTIIVVVWMALNLVAFVDHWDPYPYILLNLLFSTQAAYAAPIIMMAQNRQNERDRAQANEDFHTNVEAKKEIEELQLRLNAIETDKLDKILALLEKMDKQ, encoded by the coding sequence ATGATAAACGGTAAAAAAAATTGGTATCAAAGACATAAAGAATCGCTGGCTTTCGGTCAGCGCCTGGCCGATTCTGTGGCAACGGGCATGGGTTCATGGCGGTTCATTATTATTCAAACCATTATTGTTGTAGTGTGGATGGCGCTAAACCTGGTAGCTTTTGTTGATCACTGGGATCCGTATCCCTATATTTTATTAAACTTATTATTCTCTACCCAGGCTGCCTATGCTGCACCGATTATTATGATGGCCCAAAACCGCCAGAACGAACGTGACCGTGCCCAGGCCAACGAAGATTTTCATACCAACGTAGAAGCCAAAAAAGAAATTGAAGAACTACAACTGCGCTTAAACGCCATTGAAACAGATAAGCTCGACAAAATTCTGGCCCTGCTCGAAAAAATGGATAAGCAGTAA
- a CDS encoding MarR family winged helix-turn-helix transcriptional regulator: protein MQPLVQLITAWQQYTEQVPDAGVEGFCYHYLSANKSHASNNNQADLQLARQLGKTNSILKVYYKLVLRQIPGFELEWYYLLEAIAAGEELRKTEIVSFNLLLEPTTGIDILNRMLKVGLISEQVDPADKRARLIKLTNEGSDLLIHLNTLLGKVTSMVLCEIHADDKSVVTRVLSGIADKHTAMFHEGKTKAIDSMELAVKQLINRLE, encoded by the coding sequence ATGCAACCTTTAGTACAACTCATTACCGCATGGCAGCAATACACAGAACAGGTTCCGGATGCTGGGGTAGAAGGTTTTTGTTATCATTATCTATCGGCTAATAAAAGTCATGCTTCAAATAATAATCAGGCCGATCTGCAGCTGGCCAGGCAACTGGGCAAAACCAACAGTATTTTGAAAGTTTATTATAAACTGGTTCTGCGGCAAATACCCGGTTTTGAACTCGAGTGGTATTACCTTTTAGAGGCGATAGCGGCCGGTGAAGAACTCCGTAAAACCGAAATTGTAAGTTTTAACCTCCTGTTGGAACCTACCACAGGCATCGATATTTTAAACCGGATGCTCAAAGTTGGTCTCATCAGCGAGCAGGTAGATCCTGCCGATAAACGGGCACGCTTAATAAAGCTGACTAATGAAGGTAGCGATCTCCTGATCCATTTAAATACGCTGTTAGGTAAAGTAACTTCAATGGTACTGTGCGAAATTCATGCAGACGATAAATCGGTGGTTACGCGAGTCCTATCTGGAATAGCCGATAAACATACAGCGATGTTTCATGAGGGTAAAACTAAAGCAATTGATAGTATGGAACTGGCTGTAAAGCAGTTGATAAATAGGCTTGAATAG
- a CDS encoding helix-turn-helix domain-containing protein produces the protein MNYRQLSPPDYLKSYIRYFWTLESDDADVFSRSFRTVAEGCPGLIFQSPDKGPMYQFDKKLPHIFIYGQSTRHAEIQFGNVFSTIGICFFPNALKTIFGFDAHELTDDCTCLDLVAREDGFLLSEQLLEAGSLDHQMEVMCAYLLFKLQKNNRFEDDAMQFAITRIVQSKGNVSLKELQEYLQLSERSFERKFKQYVGISPKLFSRISRFQATLNQIRFGQHERLTDLAYENDYADQSHFIRSFKEFAGCSPLQYQKQSMQQVENFYEKVV, from the coding sequence ATGAATTACCGCCAGTTATCACCACCCGATTACCTGAAAAGCTATATTCGCTATTTCTGGACGCTGGAAAGCGACGATGCGGATGTATTTTCCCGGTCGTTCAGAACTGTGGCTGAAGGTTGCCCCGGATTGATATTTCAGTCGCCCGATAAAGGACCTATGTATCAGTTTGATAAAAAACTGCCTCATATTTTTATATACGGACAATCCACCCGCCATGCCGAGATCCAGTTTGGTAACGTTTTCAGCACCATTGGTATTTGCTTTTTTCCCAACGCCCTCAAAACCATATTTGGCTTTGACGCCCATGAACTTACAGACGATTGTACCTGCCTGGACCTGGTAGCCCGGGAAGACGGATTTTTACTATCAGAACAATTGCTCGAAGCCGGTTCATTAGATCATCAGATGGAAGTAATGTGTGCTTACCTGCTTTTCAAACTGCAAAAAAACAACCGGTTTGAAGATGATGCTATGCAATTTGCCATAACCCGTATTGTTCAAAGCAAAGGAAATGTTTCCCTCAAAGAATTACAGGAATACCTGCAACTTTCAGAGCGAAGCTTCGAACGTAAGTTTAAGCAATATGTAGGTATTTCGCCCAAGCTATTTTCCAGGATCTCCCGTTTCCAGGCTACCTTAAACCAGATCCGCTTTGGCCAGCATGAGCGCCTTACCGATCTGGCCTATGAAAACGATTATGCTGATCAATCGCATTTTATACGTTCATTCAAGGAATTTGCCGGTTGTTCGCCCCTGCAATATCAAAAGCAATCCATGCAGCAAGTGGAGAATTTTTATGAGAAGGTGGTGTAA